A genome region from Scleropages formosus chromosome 6, fSclFor1.1, whole genome shotgun sequence includes the following:
- the snx24 gene encoding sorting nexin-24, with amino-acid sequence MHPVMVYIPSFRSEDNAVEKGYTVFKIEVLMSGRQHTVEKRYSEFHALHKNLKKVIKPPEIPSKHVRNWVPKVLEQRRQGLEQYLQTIITENEVLPKIFLDFLNIRHFPSLPKTESCGSFETESEESSKLSHQPVLVFLRDPYVLPASHDSFSNVVIEGVIHGIFFPDLHPR; translated from the exons ATGCATCCTGTAATGGTGTACATTCCGTCCTTCCGTTCGGAGGACAACGCGGTGGAGAAGGGCTACACG GTGTTTAAGATCGAGGTGCTGATGAGCGGCCGGCAGCACACTGTGGAGAAGCGTTACAGCGAGTTCCATGCCTTGCACAAGAAC CTGAAGAAGGTAATAAAGCCCCCAGAAATACCCTCCAAGCATGTCCGCAACTGGGTGCCCAAAGTCCTGGAACAGAGGCGACAGGGACTGGAGCAGTACCTGCAG ACTATAATCACGGAGAATGAAGTCcttccaaaaatatttctagACTTTCTCAATATTCGTCACTTTCCCTCCTTACCAAAGACAGAGAGTTGTGG ATCATTTGAAACGGAATCTGAAGAATCCAG CAAATTATCGCATCAGCCTGTGCTGGTCTTCTTGAGGGACCCTTACGTTCTTCCCGCCAGTCATG ATTCTTTTTCAAACGTGGTCATAGAGGGTGTAATCCATGGAATATTCTTCCCGGACCTGCACCCGAGGTAG